In one window of Harpia harpyja isolate bHarHar1 chromosome 11, bHarHar1 primary haplotype, whole genome shotgun sequence DNA:
- the KIF2C gene encoding kinesin-like protein KIF2C isoform X2 — translation MPNVLCPSLQKCSMAPAELHGIWQMRIEIDDVITINPELSEELLAADVKENLPLQENVTVQKQKRRTTLSKIPAPREAVRGRSRMSVITESQCSLQENEMGVDSCTSTQTRNNLSVPAGRTRTSRLNCAPEASLTNVNGNTEDHLPAARMSSSGSPVRRRSNIVKEMEKMKNKREEKRAQISEIRTKRAQEFDSSCPNWEFAQMIKEFRATLDCQPISITDPIEEHRICVCVRKRPLNKQELLKKECDVITVPSKSVLLVHEPKQKVDLTKYLETQAFRFDFSFDESSSNEMVYRFTARPLVETIFEGGKATCFAYGQTGSGKTHTMGGDFSGRAQNASKGIYAFASQDVFLLLNQPRYRSQDLEVYVTFFEIYNGKVFDLLNKKAKLRVLEDGKQQVQVVGLQERQVSCAEDVIRMIEMGSACRTSGQTFANASSSRSHACFQIILRRRGKLLGKFSLVDLAGNERGADTSSADRQTRMEGAEINKSLLALKECIRALGQNKSHTPFRESKLTQVLRDSFIGTNSRTCMIAMISPGMSSCEYTLNTLRYADRVKELSPHNGGGETQNQMETENEETETSGEGSGHNLSKDEEEDISPHMFNFREAMTQISEREEKVVEQLRELRQRMMTELDYLLGITEQPDYDLETFLSRAKHFVEASSRKFLSVRETLDALGAAMQLEEQASKQMRRQRP, via the exons ATGCCAAATGTGCTTTGCCCATCTCTTCAGAAGTGTTCTATGGCACCTGCAGAGCTGCATGGTATTTGGCAGATGAGG ATTGAGATTGATGATGTGATAACAATAAATCCTGAGTTATCAGAAGAACTACTTGCTGCAGATGTGAAAGAGAACCTTCCTTTACAAGAGAATGTAACTGTACAG aaacagaagcGTAGAACAACCCTTTCAAAAATTCCTGCTCCACGGGAAG CTGTTCGTGGCCGTTCCAGGATGTCTGTTATCACAGAATCTCAGTGCAGCCTCCAGGAAAATGAGATGGGGGTGGATTCTTGTACTTCTACACAAACCAGAAACAATTTATCAGTTCCTG CTGGCCGAACCAGGACTAGCAGGCTGAACTGTGCTCCAGAAGCCTCACTGACAAATGTAAATGGAAATACAGAGGATCATCTGCCTGCTGCTAGAATGAGCTCTTCAGGCAGCCCAG TTCGGAGAAGATCTAACATTGtgaaagagatggagaaaatgaaaaacaagagagaagaaaagagagctCAAATTAGTGAAATCAGGACAAAACGTGCACAG GAATTTGACAGCAGCTGTCCAAACTGGGAGTTTGCACAGATGATCAAGGAATTCAGAGCAACTTTAGACTGCCAGCCAATATCTATAACTGACCCA ATAGAAGAACATAGGATTTGTGTCTGTGTGAGGAAGCGTCCTCTCAATAAACAAG AACTTCTAAAAAAGGAATGTGATGTGATTACTGTTCCGAGCAAGAGTGTCCTGCTGGTGCATGAGCCAAAGCAGAAAGTGGACCTAACAAAATACCTTGAAACCCAAGCATTTAGATTTGACTTTTCATTTGATGAATCCTCATCTAATGAAATGGTATACAG GTTCACTGCTAGACCTCTTGTGGAGACCATCTTTGAGGGTGGGAAGGCGACGTGCTTTGCATATGGCCAGACAGGCAGTGGCAAGACACAT ACTATGGGTGGAGACTTCTCCGGGAGAGCACAGAATGCCTCAAAGGGCATATATGCTTTTGCAT CACAAGATGTCTTCCTCCTCCTAAACCAGCCCAGGTACAGGAGTCAGGACCTGGAAGTCTACGTGACTTTCTTTGAAATATACAATGGAAAG GTGTTTGACCTCTTGAATAAGAAGGCAAAGCTTCGAGTCCTGGAGGATGGCAAGCAGCAGGTCCAGGTTGTTGGTCTCCAAGAGAGACAAGTCAGCTGTGCTGAGGATGTCATCAGAATGATTGAGATGGGCAGTGCCTGCAG GACATCTGGGCAGACTTTTGCAAATGCTAGCTCTTCACGGTCACACGCCTGCTTCCAAATCATACTACGCCGAAGAGGGAAACTGCTTGGCAAATTTTCCTTGGTGGACCTGGCAGGAAATGAGAGGGGTGCAGACACATCTAGCGCTGATCGGCAGACACGAATGGAAGGTGCAGAAATCAATAAGAGCTTGCTGGCTTTGAAG GAATGTATCCGAGCTTTAGGGCAGAACAAATCTCATACCCCTTTCCGGGAAAGCAAGCTGACCCAGGTGCTAAGAGACTCTTTCATAGGAACAAACTCAAGGACCTGTATG ATAGCAATGATTTCTCCAGGCATGAGTTCATGTGAATATACCTTAAACACACTGAGATACGCTGACAG AGTGAAAGAGCTCAGCCCTCATAATGGAGGTGGTGAAACACAGAATCAGATGGAGACTGAGAATGAGGAAACAGAGACCAGTGGAGAAGGCTCAGGTCACAAT CTCTCcaaggatgaggaggaagatATCTCTCCCCACATGTTCAACTTTCGTGAGGCTATGACTCAAATTAGTGAACGGGAGGAGAAGGTTGTAGAACAGCTTAGAGAACTGAGACAG AGAATGATGACTGAACTTGACTACCTCTTGGGAATCACGGAGCAACCAGACTATGATCTTGAGACCTTTCTGAGCAGAGCTAAGCACTTTGTAGAGGCGAGCTCGAGAAAATTCCTTAGTGTCAGAG AAACGTTGGATGCCCTGGGGGCTGCCATGCAACTGGAGGAGCAAGCCAGCAAGCAGATGAGGCGGCAGAGGCCTTAG
- the KIF2C gene encoding kinesin-like protein KIF2C isoform X1, with translation MDSRLYRLVCPGRVINIQRSNGLIHKATVKTVNADRSSVSVEWCEGGAVKGKEIEIDDVITINPELSEELLAADVKENLPLQENVTVQKQKRRTTLSKIPAPREAVRGRSRMSVITESQCSLQENEMGVDSCTSTQTRNNLSVPAGRTRTSRLNCAPEASLTNVNGNTEDHLPAARMSSSGSPVRRRSNIVKEMEKMKNKREEKRAQISEIRTKRAQEFDSSCPNWEFAQMIKEFRATLDCQPISITDPIEEHRICVCVRKRPLNKQELLKKECDVITVPSKSVLLVHEPKQKVDLTKYLETQAFRFDFSFDESSSNEMVYRFTARPLVETIFEGGKATCFAYGQTGSGKTHTMGGDFSGRAQNASKGIYAFASQDVFLLLNQPRYRSQDLEVYVTFFEIYNGKVFDLLNKKAKLRVLEDGKQQVQVVGLQERQVSCAEDVIRMIEMGSACRTSGQTFANASSSRSHACFQIILRRRGKLLGKFSLVDLAGNERGADTSSADRQTRMEGAEINKSLLALKECIRALGQNKSHTPFRESKLTQVLRDSFIGTNSRTCMIAMISPGMSSCEYTLNTLRYADRVKELSPHNGGGETQNQMETENEETETSGEGSGHNLSKDEEEDISPHMFNFREAMTQISEREEKVVEQLRELRQRMMTELDYLLGITEQPDYDLETFLSRAKHFVEASSRKFLSVRETLDALGAAMQLEEQASKQMRRQRP, from the exons ATGGACTCGCGCCTCTACCGTCTCGTGTGCCCCGGCCGCGTCATTAACATCCAGAGGAGTAATG GCTTGATCCACAAGGCGACGGTGAAGACGGTGAACGCGGACCGGTCCTCCGTGTCTGTGGAGTGGTGCGAGGGCGGTGCCGTCAAGGGCAAGGAG ATTGAGATTGATGATGTGATAACAATAAATCCTGAGTTATCAGAAGAACTACTTGCTGCAGATGTGAAAGAGAACCTTCCTTTACAAGAGAATGTAACTGTACAG aaacagaagcGTAGAACAACCCTTTCAAAAATTCCTGCTCCACGGGAAG CTGTTCGTGGCCGTTCCAGGATGTCTGTTATCACAGAATCTCAGTGCAGCCTCCAGGAAAATGAGATGGGGGTGGATTCTTGTACTTCTACACAAACCAGAAACAATTTATCAGTTCCTG CTGGCCGAACCAGGACTAGCAGGCTGAACTGTGCTCCAGAAGCCTCACTGACAAATGTAAATGGAAATACAGAGGATCATCTGCCTGCTGCTAGAATGAGCTCTTCAGGCAGCCCAG TTCGGAGAAGATCTAACATTGtgaaagagatggagaaaatgaaaaacaagagagaagaaaagagagctCAAATTAGTGAAATCAGGACAAAACGTGCACAG GAATTTGACAGCAGCTGTCCAAACTGGGAGTTTGCACAGATGATCAAGGAATTCAGAGCAACTTTAGACTGCCAGCCAATATCTATAACTGACCCA ATAGAAGAACATAGGATTTGTGTCTGTGTGAGGAAGCGTCCTCTCAATAAACAAG AACTTCTAAAAAAGGAATGTGATGTGATTACTGTTCCGAGCAAGAGTGTCCTGCTGGTGCATGAGCCAAAGCAGAAAGTGGACCTAACAAAATACCTTGAAACCCAAGCATTTAGATTTGACTTTTCATTTGATGAATCCTCATCTAATGAAATGGTATACAG GTTCACTGCTAGACCTCTTGTGGAGACCATCTTTGAGGGTGGGAAGGCGACGTGCTTTGCATATGGCCAGACAGGCAGTGGCAAGACACAT ACTATGGGTGGAGACTTCTCCGGGAGAGCACAGAATGCCTCAAAGGGCATATATGCTTTTGCAT CACAAGATGTCTTCCTCCTCCTAAACCAGCCCAGGTACAGGAGTCAGGACCTGGAAGTCTACGTGACTTTCTTTGAAATATACAATGGAAAG GTGTTTGACCTCTTGAATAAGAAGGCAAAGCTTCGAGTCCTGGAGGATGGCAAGCAGCAGGTCCAGGTTGTTGGTCTCCAAGAGAGACAAGTCAGCTGTGCTGAGGATGTCATCAGAATGATTGAGATGGGCAGTGCCTGCAG GACATCTGGGCAGACTTTTGCAAATGCTAGCTCTTCACGGTCACACGCCTGCTTCCAAATCATACTACGCCGAAGAGGGAAACTGCTTGGCAAATTTTCCTTGGTGGACCTGGCAGGAAATGAGAGGGGTGCAGACACATCTAGCGCTGATCGGCAGACACGAATGGAAGGTGCAGAAATCAATAAGAGCTTGCTGGCTTTGAAG GAATGTATCCGAGCTTTAGGGCAGAACAAATCTCATACCCCTTTCCGGGAAAGCAAGCTGACCCAGGTGCTAAGAGACTCTTTCATAGGAACAAACTCAAGGACCTGTATG ATAGCAATGATTTCTCCAGGCATGAGTTCATGTGAATATACCTTAAACACACTGAGATACGCTGACAG AGTGAAAGAGCTCAGCCCTCATAATGGAGGTGGTGAAACACAGAATCAGATGGAGACTGAGAATGAGGAAACAGAGACCAGTGGAGAAGGCTCAGGTCACAAT CTCTCcaaggatgaggaggaagatATCTCTCCCCACATGTTCAACTTTCGTGAGGCTATGACTCAAATTAGTGAACGGGAGGAGAAGGTTGTAGAACAGCTTAGAGAACTGAGACAG AGAATGATGACTGAACTTGACTACCTCTTGGGAATCACGGAGCAACCAGACTATGATCTTGAGACCTTTCTGAGCAGAGCTAAGCACTTTGTAGAGGCGAGCTCGAGAAAATTCCTTAGTGTCAGAG AAACGTTGGATGCCCTGGGGGCTGCCATGCAACTGGAGGAGCAAGCCAGCAAGCAGATGAGGCGGCAGAGGCCTTAG
- the RPS8 gene encoding 40S ribosomal protein S8 translates to MGISRDNWHKRRKTGGKRKPYHKKRKYELGRPPANTKIGPRRIHTVRVRGGNKKYRALRLDVGNFSWGSECCTRKTRIIDVVYNASNNELVRTKTLVKNCIVLIDSTPYRQWYEAHYALPLGRKKGAKLTPEEEEILNKKRSKKIQKKYDERKKNAKIASILEEQFQQGKLLACIASRPGQCGRADGYVLEGKELEFYLRKIKARKGK, encoded by the exons ATGG GTATCTCCAGGGACAACTGGCATAAGCGTCGCAAGACTGGGGGCAAGAGGAAGCCTTACCACAAGAAGAGGAAGTATGAGTTGGGGCGACCTCCTGCCAACACTAAG ATTGGCCCACGCCGAATTCATACAGTGAGGGTTCGTGGTGGAAATAAGAAGTACCGTGCCCTTCGGTTGGATGTTGGCAACTTCTCCTGGGGATCGGAAT GCTGCACTCGCAAGACCAGAATCATCGATGTCGTCTACAACGCTTCAAACAATGAACTGGTGCGGACAAAGACCCTGGTGAAGAATTGCATCGTTCTCATTGACAGCACCCCGTACCGGCAGTGGTACGAAGCCCACTATGCCTTGCCCCTTGGACGCAAGAAGGGCGCCAAACTG ACTCCTGAAGAGGAGGAAATCTTGAACAAGAAGCGTTCAAAGAAGATCCAGAAAAAATACGATGAGCGAAAGAAGAATGCCAAGATAGCAAGTATTCTTGAGGAGCAGTTCCAGCAAGGAAAGCTGCTTG CCTGCATTGCCTCCAGACCTGGACAGTGTGGCCGAGCCGATGGCTACGTGTTGGAAGGCAAGGAGTTAGAGTTCTACTTGAGGAAGATCAAGGCCAGAAAaggcaaatga